Part of the Bifidobacterium sp. ESL0775 genome is shown below.
CGACGGCATCGCGCAACACGTCGCCGAAAACATTCAACGCCACCACCACGACGGTGACGATGAGACCAGGCCAGAGGACGGTCAGCGGATAGACATTGATGAACTTGACCGACGTGGCCAGCGAATGCCCCCAGCTCGGAACGCCGCTCGGAACGCCGACGCCGAGGTAGGTCAGGCCGGATTCGGCGAGCACGGCGGTGCCAGCGGAAAGCGAAAGCTGGACCATGATGGTCGGCATCGTGTTTGGCAGGATATGGTACAGCATCACCGAGAAACCTGAAGCACCGTATGAAAGCGCCGAGGCGACATAGTCGGAATTGGCCGCCAGCAACGCCTGCGGCCGTGCTATACGCGCCAGATTGAGGCCGTAGCCGATGCCGCAGGCGATGATGATAACCGCCACCGAAGCCCCCATCGGAACCGCGAGAATCAAGGCAATCAGAACGGTCGGGATGGAAATCAGGGCGTCCACCGCAACCACCGAAACATTCGACAGCGCCGAGTTGCGCGAGACCATCGCGCCCATCAGCAATATGCCCAACGCTCCAGCGAAGATTACGGCCAAGATCGCGATGAAAAGGTTCGTGTGTGCCCCGGCCATCAGCCAGCTGAACACGTCCGCGCCGGTGCCGTCGGTGCCGAGCCAATGCGCGGCGGATGGCTTGGCCCAGACATGGTAACCGTCGGTCGCCCACAGCGATTGCGGCGTCCAAACCAATGAAATCAGCGAAACTGCAACCCACAACGCCAATACGATGAGTGCAAACTTGCCTTCGCCACGCCGCCATATAGAACGTAATACAATGGCAAACTTATTCGAAGACTTGGTTCCCCTGTTCTTTGATACTTTTCCAGAAGGCTGAGTCATTGCATTTTCAACGGCATAAAGAGCATCCTGTTGTGCATTCGTCGATTTCTTATTGATGCGATTCGATTCGGGTACGTTTCTCGTCATTGCGCACCTCCTTGGACGGCGTGCTTCAGACGCGGGTCGAGGAAGCGGTGCAACAGATCTACGAGGAAGCCGACGAGCAGGAAGAACGCGGCCAGCATGAAAAGCTCGCTTTGCACGGCGATGAGGTCTCGATTGCCGAGGTCGGTGACCAAGCCCGCGCCGATGCCAGGCAGCGCGAAGAGGTTTTCGATGACCATGACGCCGGTGATCATGCCGGCGAACATCAGCCCGACCACACTCACCAGCTGCGGCGTCGCCAGTCGCAACCCGACCTTAAGCGCGGCCTGACGGCGTGTATAGCCGCAGGCCATCGCCTGATCCATGTAGCCGCTGTTCATCACGTCACCCAGCGCCGAACGTGTATAGCGCATCAGGCTCGCGCCGTCGATGATGCCGACCGTCAACGCAG
Proteins encoded:
- a CDS encoding ABC transporter permease; its protein translation is MTQPSGKVSKNRGTKSSNKFAIVLRSIWRRGEGKFALIVLALWVAVSLISLVWTPQSLWATDGYHVWAKPSAAHWLGTDGTGADVFSWLMAGAHTNLFIAILAVIFAGALGILLMGAMVSRNSALSNVSVVAVDALISIPTVLIALILAVPMGASVAVIIIACGIGYGLNLARIARPQALLAANSDYVASALSYGASGFSVMLYHILPNTMPTIMVQLSLSAGTAVLAESGLTYLGVGVPSGVPSWGHSLATSVKFINVYPLTVLWPGLIVTVVVVALNVFGDVLRDAVDPVTNPELREV